The following are from one region of the Silene latifolia isolate original U9 population chromosome 9, ASM4854445v1, whole genome shotgun sequence genome:
- the LOC141602359 gene encoding paired amphipathic helix protein Sin3-like 3, translating to MIEQISTQYGIQAVGRPTFDDALAYLRAVKRTFSDKLEIYDGFLQILHDHRHSRIDTAIVVSEIKELFKGYPQLILGINTFLPIGWEVTLTPEDAQPYDEISVGSYSGAENYGPSGVSDSSDDEISSVNAMYRRDCKKPRLE from the exons ATGATTGAGCAAATCA GTACTCAATACGGTATACAGGCGGTAGGCAGACCAACTTTTGATGATGCTCTAGCTTATCTAAGAGCGGTGAAGAGAACATTTTCCGACAAGTTGGAGATTTATGATGGATTTCTACAAATTCTGCATGATCATAGACATAGCAG AATCGACACTGCTATTgtagtatcagagattaaggaaTTGTTTAAAGGGTATCCGCAGCTGATATTGGGCATCAATACTTTTTTGCCCATTGGATGGGAAGTTACCCTTACACCTGAGGATGCGCAACCTTATGACGAAATAAGTGTCGGGAGTTATTCTGGTGCCGAGAATTATGGTCCTTCCGGAGTGTCTGATTCTTCAGATGATGAGATCAGCAGTGTAAATG CTATGTACCGTCGAGACTGTAAGAAACCCCGACTAGAGTGA
- the LOC141598789 gene encoding paired amphipathic helix protein Sin3-like 4, with product MIEQTSTQGDMQTEHRLTTNDALAFLKVVKDTFPDKMEIYEEFLQIMKDFKQKRIDTSTVRERVQELFKGHDKLILGLNIFLPDGYKITLQPEVERPAVKKPVEFGTAVAFITKVKYRFLGDDRRIYKSLLDILGVYRKENKTISEVYQEVALLFQDHQDLLDEFTQFLPDTSGQHDNSSMDTDEKEQKFTDDVSDQAAGNFDPCGISDSSAMYSQSCEELDQMEERQQMDESDLPDGVALYLANLRISLNLQ from the exons ATGATTGAACAAACCA GTACTCAAGGCGATATGCAGACGGAACACAGACTAACTACTAATGACGCCTTAGCTTTTCTAAAAGTGGTGAAGGATACATTTCCTGACAAAATGGAGATATATGAAGAATTTCTACAAATTATGAAAGATTTTAAACAGAAAAG AATCGACACTTCAACTGTACGAGAAAGAGTACAAGAACTGTTTAAAGGGCATGACAAGCTGATTTTGGGCCTAAATATTTTTTTACCTGATGGATACAAAATTACCCTTCAGCCTGAGGTTGAACGACCTGCAGTGAAGAAGCCAGTTGAATTTGGTACTGCAGTAGCTTTTATAACTAAAGTTAAG TATCGTTTTCTAGGTGATGACCGTCGTATCTACAAGTCATTACTCGACATTTTGGGTGTGTATAGAAAAGAAAACAAGACCATAAGTGAGGTCTACCAGGAG GTAGCTTTGCTCTTTCAGGATCATCAAGATCTCCTTGACGAGTTCACTCAATTTCTTCCCGATACTTCAGGTCAACACGACAACTCGTCCATGGATACTGACGAG AAGGAACAGAAATTCACTGATGATGTTTCTGATCAAGCTGCCGGGAATTTTGATCCTTGTGGAATATCTGATTCTTCAG CTATGTACAGTCAAAGCTGTGAGGAACTCGACCAGATGGAAGAGAGGCAACAGATGGACGAGAGTGACCTACCTGATGGAGTTGCTCTCTATCTTGCAAATCTCCGTATATCTTTAAACTTACAATGA
- the LOC141598788 gene encoding uncharacterized protein LOC141598788 produces MAASSSSSSSLPSENEKKDHPFQLYRYPGPTGAFEARQVNNSGFYVRVDMPGVPPDGVKLVKYAETQTVTFSGKAPRLWTQFDLSERVYGGYVVLDRDPTQIDIEMKVNKGSMRLFFPGSEGTLHFLSGFKRAPTAEDRGEDDSVVNNEIDGCQSCHSLGGSVSPDIAFPHINPFLMQGVEGVYENRVLQGLTDELMYIRVDMPGIGEYQYKVEGMISKKKNEALFYGGQGKKEHPLDQGGRAYCGSVTFNCGYCQLIDVEHQLTHGVLRILIRKCKIQEGLAKTRTNRRRR; encoded by the exons ATGGCagcttcatcttcatcttcatcatctctACCCTCTG AAAATGAAAAGAAGGATCATCCATTCCAACTATACCGTTATCCGGGACCAACCGGAGCATTCGAAGCCCGTCAAGTTAATAACTCGGGTTTCTACGTTCGGGTGGACATGCCTGGGGTCCCACCAGACGGGGTTAAGTTGGTCAAGTATGCTGAAACCCAAACTGTGACATTCTCAGGTAAAGCACCCAGGTTATGGACCCAGTTTGACTTGTCAGAACGGGTTTATGGTGGTTATGTGGTTCTGGACCGAGACCCGACCCAGATTGATATTGAGATGAAGGTGAACAAAGGATCAATGAGGTTGTTTTTCCCGGGTTCAGAGGGTACGCTCCATTTCTTGTCGGGTTTTAAACGAGCACCCACTGCTGAAGACCGCGGTGAGGATGATTCTGTGGTTAATAATGAGATTGATGGATGTCAGTCATGCCATTCTCTGGGTGGTTCAG TATCTCCGGACATAGCATTTCCCCACATCAACCCTTTTCTGATGCAAGGAGTGGAAGGAGTATACGAAAACCGAGTACTCCAAGGCCTAACAGATGAGTTGATGTACATAAGGGTGGACATGCCGGGGATTGGTGAATATCAGTACAAAGTTGAAGGGATGATTTCAAAAAAGAAAAATGAGGCTTTGTTTTATGGAGGACAAGGCAAGAAAGAGCACCCTTTGGACCAAGGAGGTCGAGCCTACTGCGGCTCTGTTACCTTTAATTGTGGTTATTGCCAACTTATCGATGTGGAGCATCAACTGACCCATGGTGTGCTAAGGATTCTCATAAGGAAGTGCAAAATCCAGGAAGGCCTTGCTAAGACTCGTACAAACCGGAGGAGAAGGTAG